CCCTGGCCCTCTTCGAGATCGCGATGGAGTCCGTGGTGGACGCGTCGTCGCTGGCCCAGGCCGCCGACGAGTTCGCCGAGTCGATGCGGGTCGGCCCGCACGGCCGGGTCGACGAGCGCGCGATCCTGGCTCGCGACGCGATCGGGTACGCCGCCCGGGTCACGGTGAGCTGGTGCCTGATCTTCCTACTCGCGCTGGCGGTGCTGGGCGCCACCTCGATCGTCGCGGTCCCGGCCGGCCTCTACGTGGCCCTGCTCGCCTTCGGCGCCTCCGCCGCCTGCGCCGCGGTCCTGTTCCGCCCGTCCCTCGCCCGCCGCTTCTGACCCGGCCAAGACGCCAGACAGCCCAACCCCGGGCTGGTGCTCATGGCCCTATTCCCCGCCCGGATAGGGCCACCAGGGCCAGCCCGTGACGGTCGGGCTGGTGCTCATGGCCCTGTTCCGTGCGCGGGTGGGGCTGTCAGGGCCAGCCCGTGACGGTCGGGCTGGTGCTCATGGCCCTATTCCGCGCCCGGATAGGGCTGTCAGGGCCAGCCCGTAACGGTCGGGCTGGTGCTCATGGCCCTATTCCGTACCCGGATAGGGCTGTCAGGGCCAGCCCGTAACGGTCGGGCTGGTGCTCATGGCCCTATTCCGTACCCGGATGGGGCCACCAGGGCCAGCCCGTAACCGCAGACTCAGGCGAGCTTGCGCAGGATTCGGCCCAGCTCGGCGCGATCCTCCGCGGACAACGTGGTGAACAGGCGCTCACTGGCCGCTGCCCGGGCCGCCCGCACCCCCTCACCCGTGGCGCGCCCCTGATCGGTGAGCGTCACCAGCGTCGCCCGCCGATCAGCCGGGTCCGGCCGGCGCTCCGCCAGGCCACGCTGCTGGAGGTCGTCGACGACCTCGGTCGCCGAGCGCGGGGCGATCCGGAGGTGCTCGGCGAGCGTGCTGAGCCGCATCTCACCATGCCCGAGCAGCACGTTCAGCGCACGGAACTGGGACGGGGCGATGCCCCACGGCTCCATCTCGCGTTTGGCGTGCTCGCGCAGCCGCCGGCTGACCGCCCAGAACGCCTCGTGCAACGACTCTTCCTCCACGGGAACAACTTAACAGCGATTACCGTTGCTACCTCATGTTGAGGTAACCTCACTTTGTTCACGGAGGCGTACGGGAAAGGGTTTGAATTTGGCTGGAGGACAAGGCCGGGGCGCGGCACGGACCGTGACCCCCGCGGAGAGGGCGCAGGCCCGATCCGTTTCGATGCGCCGCATCGGCGCGCTCTTCAACGGTCACCGCAAGCAGCTCGCGCTCGTGGTGGCGATCATCGTGGTGTCGTCCGTGCTGGGCATGACGTCACCGTTCCTGCTCCGCGAGATCATCGACGTCGCCCTGCCGCAGAGCGA
Above is a genomic segment from Actinoplanes ianthinogenes containing:
- a CDS encoding MarR family winged helix-turn-helix transcriptional regulator → MEEESLHEAFWAVSRRLREHAKREMEPWGIAPSQFRALNVLLGHGEMRLSTLAEHLRIAPRSATEVVDDLQQRGLAERRPDPADRRATLVTLTDQGRATGEGVRAARAAASERLFTTLSAEDRAELGRILRKLA